The proteins below are encoded in one region of Shewanella algae:
- the glmM gene encoding phosphoglucosamine mutase, whose product MSVRKFFGTDGIRGKVGAGKMTPELALKLGWAAGRVLSRSGTRKVIIGKDTRISGYLFESALEAGLSAAGLNVMLMGPMPTPAVAYLTRTFRAEAGVVISASHNPYYDNGIKFFSTDGSKLDDELELEIEAELEKPLVCVESHLLGKVSRIDDAAGRYIEYCKGNFPADQTLAGLKIVVDCAHGATYHIAPNVFRELGAEVVTIGDKPNGININDQVGATSMAKICETVVSEGADLGIALDGDGDRIMMVNRQGEVIDGDQILYILACDAQKRGILKGGVVGTLMSNLGLELALKQLNIPFARSKVGDRYVMELLKEKDWRIGGENSGHILNLDHGTTGDGIVAGILVLAAMRRHNASLDELTESMKMLPQVLINVRFEGNSDPLASQLVKDAQAQVESQLGERGRVLLRKSGTEPLIRVMVEGDDEAQVRAHAETIATAVKQAV is encoded by the coding sequence GTGAGCGTGAGAAAGTTTTTTGGTACGGACGGGATCCGCGGCAAGGTTGGAGCGGGCAAGATGACTCCGGAGCTGGCACTTAAGCTTGGCTGGGCTGCCGGTAGGGTCTTGTCCCGCAGTGGTACCCGTAAAGTGATTATAGGCAAGGATACCCGGATCTCAGGTTATCTGTTCGAGTCGGCGTTGGAAGCCGGCCTGTCTGCCGCCGGACTCAATGTGATGTTAATGGGGCCCATGCCGACGCCGGCAGTCGCCTACCTGACCCGAACATTCCGCGCCGAGGCGGGGGTCGTTATCAGTGCATCTCACAATCCCTACTATGACAACGGCATCAAGTTTTTCTCCACAGATGGCAGCAAGCTGGATGACGAACTGGAACTGGAGATTGAAGCCGAGCTGGAAAAACCTCTGGTTTGTGTTGAGTCGCACCTGCTGGGGAAAGTCTCCCGTATCGATGATGCCGCCGGTCGTTATATCGAATATTGCAAAGGTAACTTCCCGGCGGATCAAACCCTCGCCGGGCTCAAGATAGTGGTGGATTGTGCTCACGGCGCTACCTATCACATTGCTCCCAATGTGTTCCGCGAACTGGGCGCCGAGGTAGTGACCATAGGGGATAAACCCAATGGCATCAACATCAATGATCAGGTTGGCGCGACCTCCATGGCCAAGATTTGTGAGACCGTGGTCAGCGAAGGCGCCGATCTGGGTATCGCGCTCGATGGCGACGGTGACCGTATCATGATGGTCAATCGACAGGGTGAAGTGATAGACGGCGATCAGATCCTCTATATTCTTGCCTGCGACGCCCAAAAGCGCGGCATTCTTAAAGGCGGGGTTGTCGGTACCCTGATGTCCAATCTTGGACTCGAATTGGCACTCAAACAGCTCAATATCCCCTTTGCCCGTTCCAAAGTCGGCGACCGCTATGTAATGGAACTGCTGAAAGAGAAAGATTGGCGTATAGGGGGGGAGAACTCAGGCCATATCCTCAATCTGGATCATGGTACTACGGGTGATGGCATAGTGGCAGGTATTCTGGTGCTGGCGGCCATGCGTCGTCACAACGCCTCGCTGGACGAGTTGACTGAATCTATGAAGATGTTGCCTCAGGTCCTTATTAATGTTCGCTTTGAAGGCAACTCAGATCCGCTGGCATCACAACTGGTGAAAGACGCCCAGGCTCAGGTTGAGTCGCAACTTGGTGAGCGCGGCCGGGTCCTGCTGCGTAAATCCGGTACTGAGCCTTTGATCCGGGTGATGGTGGAAGGGGACGATGAAGCCCAGGTGCGCGCCCATGCCGAAACCATTGCCACCGCAGTCAAACAAGCGGTTTAA
- the tpiA gene encoding triose-phosphate isomerase — protein MALRRPMVAGNWKMNGSAQLAQELFKKFATKLHNDSVEVVLCPPAIYLESVRQLLETNRETLNGSLVRMGAQNLSQHDFGAYTGETSGRMLKDAGCRYVIIGHSERRRMYGETSNIVAEKFAAAQKHGLTPILCVGESGPAREARRTFEVLAEELDVVIEKNGTMAFDNAIIAYEPLWAVGTGKSATPEQAQEVHAFIRNRLSEVSPYIGENIRILYGGSVTPSNAADLFAQPDVDGGLIGGASLNSTEFLSLCTIAMSA, from the coding sequence ATGGCACTCAGACGTCCAATGGTAGCAGGCAACTGGAAAATGAATGGCAGCGCGCAGTTGGCGCAAGAGTTGTTCAAGAAGTTTGCCACCAAGCTACATAATGATTCTGTTGAAGTGGTTTTATGCCCACCAGCAATTTACCTGGAAAGCGTAAGGCAACTGCTCGAAACTAACAGAGAAACCCTGAACGGTTCTCTGGTTAGAATGGGGGCTCAAAACCTGAGTCAGCACGATTTTGGTGCCTACACAGGTGAAACCTCAGGGCGGATGCTGAAAGATGCCGGCTGTCGTTATGTGATAATCGGTCACTCGGAACGCCGCCGTATGTACGGTGAGACGAGTAATATAGTGGCAGAGAAATTTGCCGCAGCTCAAAAGCACGGTTTGACCCCGATACTTTGTGTCGGTGAATCGGGCCCGGCTCGTGAAGCAAGACGTACCTTCGAGGTGCTTGCCGAGGAGTTGGATGTGGTAATCGAAAAGAACGGTACCATGGCTTTTGATAATGCGATCATCGCCTATGAACCCCTTTGGGCTGTAGGGACAGGAAAGAGCGCAACACCGGAGCAGGCACAAGAAGTTCACGCGTTTATACGCAATCGCCTCTCTGAAGTGTCCCCTTATATCGGGGAAAATATCAGGATCTTGTACGGCGGCAGTGTCACACCGAGTAATGCTGCAGATTTATTCGCCCAACCTGATGTGGATGGTGGACTGATAGGCGGTGCTAGCTTAAACTCTACCGAATTCTTGAGTTTATGTACGATAGCAATGAGCGCTTAA
- the secG gene encoding preprotein translocase subunit SecG codes for MKEVLMVIYLLVALGLVGLILIQQGKGADMGASFGAGASGTLFGSAGSGNFLTRTTAILAIAFFTLSLVIGNMSAHHVKQETNIMGPDVEQTQQSETKIPD; via the coding sequence ATGAAAGAAGTACTGATGGTTATTTACTTGTTGGTAGCTTTGGGTCTGGTTGGACTCATCCTTATCCAGCAAGGCAAAGGGGCTGACATGGGCGCATCTTTTGGTGCCGGTGCTTCAGGAACCCTGTTCGGTTCAGCAGGTTCAGGTAACTTTCTGACCCGTACAACGGCGATTCTCGCTATCGCGTTTTTCACTCTCAGCCTGGTTATCGGCAATATGAGTGCACATCACGTGAAGCAGGAAACCAACATTATGGGGCCTGACGTAGAACAGACCCAACAGTCTGAGACCAAAATTCCAGACTAA
- the rimP gene encoding ribosome maturation factor RimP, translated as MATLESRLTEMLTPAVEGLGYQLWGIEFVKAGKHSTLRLFIDSENGINIEDCANASRQASAILDVEDPITSEYTLEVSSPGLDRPLFTSEQYGMYLGEEAKIQLTMPVAGSRNLKGTITKVDGQMLTLTVDGKDLIIALDNIRKGNLIAKF; from the coding sequence TTGGCAACATTAGAATCCAGACTCACAGAAATGCTTACTCCAGCAGTGGAAGGCTTAGGCTACCAGCTCTGGGGTATTGAATTTGTTAAGGCCGGCAAGCATTCAACCTTGCGGCTATTTATTGACAGTGAGAACGGCATTAATATTGAAGACTGTGCCAATGCCAGTCGTCAGGCGAGCGCCATTCTGGATGTCGAGGACCCTATCACTTCCGAATACACTCTGGAAGTCTCCTCTCCCGGTCTCGACAGGCCGCTGTTCACCTCTGAGCAATATGGTATGTACCTTGGAGAGGAAGCAAAGATTCAACTGACTATGCCGGTAGCGGGTAGTCGTAACTTAAAAGGTACCATCACTAAGGTGGACGGGCAGATGCTCACCCTGACAGTGGATGGAAAAGACTTGATTATTGCCTTGGATAACATCCGTAAAGGCAACCTGATCGCTAAGTTTTGA
- the nusA gene encoding transcription termination factor NusA — translation MNKDILLVAEAVSNEKAVPREKIFEALEIALATATKKKYEGDIDVRVAIDRKTGDYETFRRWLVVDDNGEALENPYREITLEAARYENPEIQPGEFIEDEIDSVQFDRITTQTAKQVIVQKVREAERAQIVEQFIDKEGDLVTGVVKKSNRDSVVVDLGNNADGVLFKEDLISRETFRPGDRVRSLLYAVRPEARGAQLFLTRTKPEMLIELFRVEVPEIADEMIEVMGAARDPGSRAKIAVKSNDRRIDPIGACVGMRGARVQAVSNELGGERVDIVLWDDNPAQFVINAMAPADVASIIVDEDNHSMDIAVEADSLAQAIGRNGQNVRLATQLTGWVLNVMTVEDMNKKHQAESAKVMELFMGALDVDEDFAQVLADEGFTSLEEVAYVPVSELLAIEGFDEDIVAALRERAKAALSTRALASEEALDGAEPSEELLSMPGMERHLAYVLASMGVITLEDLAEQGIDDLIEIEELTEEKAGELIMAARNICWFGEEA, via the coding sequence ATGAATAAAGATATTTTGCTGGTCGCTGAAGCGGTTTCCAACGAAAAGGCTGTACCGCGCGAAAAGATTTTCGAGGCGCTCGAAATTGCGCTGGCTACCGCAACCAAGAAAAAGTATGAAGGCGATATCGATGTTCGTGTTGCCATAGATCGCAAAACCGGCGACTACGAGACTTTTCGCCGCTGGTTGGTGGTTGATGATAACGGTGAAGCGTTGGAAAACCCTTACCGTGAAATCACTCTGGAAGCGGCTCGTTATGAGAACCCTGAGATCCAGCCTGGTGAGTTCATTGAGGATGAAATTGATTCGGTACAATTTGACCGTATCACCACTCAAACCGCCAAGCAGGTGATAGTACAGAAAGTCCGTGAAGCCGAGCGTGCCCAAATCGTCGAGCAGTTTATCGACAAAGAAGGTGATTTGGTTACCGGTGTGGTCAAAAAGAGCAACCGCGACAGCGTAGTGGTTGATCTCGGCAACAACGCAGATGGCGTGCTGTTCAAAGAAGATCTGATCTCCCGTGAGACTTTCCGTCCGGGTGACCGTGTACGTTCTCTGTTGTATGCAGTGCGTCCCGAGGCCCGTGGTGCTCAGTTGTTCCTGACTCGCACCAAGCCAGAGATGCTGATCGAACTGTTCCGTGTTGAAGTACCGGAAATTGCCGATGAGATGATCGAAGTGATGGGCGCCGCCCGTGACCCAGGTTCACGGGCCAAGATCGCCGTGAAATCAAACGATCGTCGTATCGACCCTATCGGTGCCTGCGTAGGTATGCGTGGAGCCCGGGTACAGGCCGTATCCAATGAGCTCGGTGGTGAGCGTGTTGACATAGTGCTTTGGGACGATAACCCGGCACAATTTGTTATCAACGCCATGGCACCGGCCGATGTGGCCTCAATTATTGTTGACGAAGATAACCACTCAATGGATATCGCCGTCGAAGCCGATAGTCTGGCACAAGCTATCGGCCGCAATGGTCAAAACGTTCGTTTGGCGACACAGCTGACCGGCTGGGTACTGAACGTGATGACAGTGGAAGACATGAACAAGAAACATCAGGCCGAAAGCGCCAAAGTGATGGAGCTGTTCATGGGTGCGTTGGATGTGGACGAAGATTTCGCCCAGGTGCTGGCCGACGAAGGATTCACCTCTCTGGAAGAGGTGGCTTATGTTCCTGTTTCCGAGCTGTTGGCCATCGAAGGATTTGATGAAGACATAGTTGCCGCATTGCGTGAGCGCGCCAAGGCTGCCTTGTCTACCCGTGCACTGGCATCCGAAGAAGCACTGGATGGTGCCGAACCGAGTGAAGAGTTGTTGTCCATGCCTGGAATGGAGCGCCACCTGGCCTACGTTCTGGCAAGCATGGGTGTGATAACTCTGGAAGATTTAGCCGAGCAAGGCATTGACGATTTGATCGAAATTGAAGAATTGACAGAAGAAAAAGCAGGTGAGCTCATCATGGCAGCCCGCAACATCTGTTGGTTTGGCGAAGAAGCATAG
- the infB gene encoding translation initiation factor IF-2 → MAETTVEKLSTEVGKSVERLIEQFSKAGIKKGKNDSVTEAEKQQLLDYLKKQHGADSAPTKMTLQRKTVSTLSVAGSGGQSKDVKVEVRKKRTFVKRDPAELARQAEEQARAEAEAKAQAEAEAKAKAEAEAKAKVEAEAKAKAEAEAKAKAKAAQDAGKAKEEVKADPKTSAEQEAARVEAERLKAAQAEAVKRKADEEAARAAAEARRLAEENEKRWAEEERQRLEAEKRSDHHITTSKVARAAEDTSDMDEEKRGRRSRHKSAGKKRTKDSRDGRERNIRNRAPQSMNHGFNKPVAAVNRDVRIGETITVAELAQKMAIKATEIIKTMMKMGSMVTINQVLDQETAQLVAEEMGHKVVLIRENELEHQVLADRDGEDVKLEPRAPVVTIMGHVDHGKTSLLDYIRRTKVAAGEAGGITQHIGAYHVETDNGMITFLDTPGHAAFTAMRARGAKATDIVVLVVAADDGVMPQTIEAIQHAKAGGVPLIVAVNKMDKPEADIDRVKSELSQHGVMSEEWGGDNMFVFVSAKTGMGVDELLEGILLQAEILELKAVRDGMAAGVVVESQLDKGRGPVATVLVQEGTLRQGDIVLCGLEYGKIRAMKDENGKSITEAGPSIPVEILGLSGVPSAGDEATVVRDERKAREVALYRQGKFRDIKLARQQKSKLENMFANMTEGEVKELNIVLKSDVQGSLEAIVDSLTRLSTEEVKVNIIASGVGALTETDATLAAASNAIMVGFNVRADAQARKTIESESVDLRYYSVIYDLIDEVKSAMSGMLSPEFKQEIIGLAEVRDVFKSPKLGAIAGCMVTEGIVKRSAPIRVLRENVVIYEGELESLRRFKDDVSEVRNGMECGIGVKNYNDVRVGDQIEVFETVEVARTL, encoded by the coding sequence ATGGCAGAGACAACAGTAGAGAAACTGTCCACTGAAGTGGGAAAAAGCGTAGAGCGATTGATCGAGCAGTTTTCCAAGGCCGGTATCAAGAAAGGCAAGAATGACAGTGTCACCGAGGCAGAGAAACAGCAACTGCTGGACTACCTGAAAAAGCAACATGGTGCGGACAGTGCGCCCACCAAGATGACATTACAGCGTAAAACCGTATCGACTCTGAGTGTCGCCGGCAGCGGCGGCCAGTCCAAAGACGTCAAAGTCGAAGTTCGCAAGAAGCGCACCTTTGTGAAGCGTGACCCGGCCGAATTGGCCCGTCAGGCGGAAGAGCAGGCCCGCGCAGAAGCCGAAGCCAAAGCTCAGGCAGAAGCCGAAGCGAAAGCCAAGGCAGAAGCTGAAGCCAAGGCCAAGGTAGAAGCCGAAGCGAAAGCCAAGGCGGAAGCTGAAGCCAAAGCCAAGGCTAAAGCGGCTCAGGATGCCGGCAAAGCCAAGGAAGAGGTTAAGGCCGATCCCAAGACCAGCGCCGAGCAGGAAGCTGCCCGTGTTGAAGCCGAGCGTTTGAAAGCGGCTCAGGCTGAAGCTGTTAAGCGCAAGGCCGATGAAGAAGCCGCCCGTGCGGCAGCCGAAGCCCGTCGCCTAGCTGAAGAGAATGAAAAGCGCTGGGCCGAAGAAGAGCGTCAGCGTCTTGAAGCCGAGAAGCGCAGCGATCACCATATCACTACCTCTAAAGTGGCCCGCGCCGCCGAAGATACCAGCGATATGGATGAGGAGAAGCGTGGTCGTCGTTCACGTCACAAGAGTGCCGGTAAGAAACGTACCAAGGACTCCCGTGACGGTCGCGAGCGCAACATCCGTAACCGTGCGCCTCAATCCATGAACCATGGCTTCAACAAGCCGGTTGCCGCGGTAAACCGCGATGTACGCATAGGTGAAACTATTACTGTGGCCGAGCTGGCCCAGAAGATGGCCATCAAAGCCACTGAAATCATCAAGACCATGATGAAGATGGGCTCTATGGTGACCATCAACCAGGTACTGGATCAGGAAACTGCCCAACTGGTTGCCGAGGAGATGGGCCATAAGGTTGTGCTTATCCGTGAAAACGAGCTGGAGCATCAAGTTCTGGCCGACCGTGACGGTGAAGATGTCAAACTGGAGCCTCGTGCGCCGGTTGTGACCATCATGGGTCACGTTGACCACGGTAAGACCTCGCTGCTTGACTATATCCGTCGCACCAAGGTTGCGGCCGGTGAGGCAGGTGGTATTACCCAGCATATCGGTGCCTACCATGTAGAAACCGACAACGGCATGATCACCTTCCTGGATACTCCAGGCCACGCCGCGTTTACCGCTATGCGTGCCCGTGGTGCCAAGGCCACTGATATCGTGGTTCTGGTTGTGGCTGCCGATGACGGCGTAATGCCTCAGACCATTGAAGCTATCCAGCATGCCAAGGCCGGTGGTGTACCGCTGATTGTGGCAGTGAACAAGATGGATAAGCCCGAAGCCGATATCGACCGCGTCAAGAGCGAACTGTCCCAGCACGGCGTGATGTCGGAAGAGTGGGGCGGTGACAACATGTTTGTGTTCGTATCTGCCAAGACAGGTATGGGCGTGGACGAGCTGCTGGAAGGTATCTTGCTGCAAGCCGAGATCCTCGAGCTCAAAGCCGTACGTGACGGCATGGCCGCCGGTGTGGTTGTTGAGTCTCAGCTGGATAAGGGCCGTGGTCCTGTTGCTACCGTCCTGGTTCAGGAAGGTACTCTGCGTCAGGGCGATATCGTTCTGTGTGGTCTGGAGTACGGTAAGATCCGTGCCATGAAGGATGAAAACGGTAAGAGCATCACTGAAGCCGGTCCGTCGATTCCGGTTGAGATCCTGGGTCTGTCCGGGGTGCCTTCTGCCGGTGACGAAGCGACTGTTGTTCGTGACGAGCGTAAGGCCCGTGAAGTCGCCCTGTATCGTCAGGGTAAGTTCCGCGACATCAAGCTGGCGCGTCAGCAGAAGTCCAAGCTGGAAAACATGTTTGCCAACATGACCGAAGGCGAAGTGAAAGAGCTGAATATCGTGCTCAAGTCCGACGTACAGGGTTCTTTGGAAGCCATCGTCGACTCGCTGACCCGTCTGTCTACCGAAGAAGTGAAAGTTAACATCATAGCCAGTGGCGTAGGTGCACTGACCGAGACAGATGCGACTCTGGCAGCGGCGTCCAACGCCATCATGGTGGGCTTCAACGTCCGTGCTGACGCTCAGGCCCGTAAGACCATCGAAAGTGAGAGTGTGGATTTGCGCTACTACAGCGTAATCTATGACCTCATCGACGAAGTCAAGTCGGCCATGAGCGGTATGCTTTCTCCTGAATTCAAGCAGGAGATCATTGGTCTGGCTGAAGTGCGCGATGTGTTCAAGTCGCCTAAACTGGGTGCAATCGCCGGTTGTATGGTGACCGAAGGTATCGTTAAGCGCAGTGCACCTATCCGGGTTCTGCGTGAGAACGTGGTTATCTATGAAGGTGAGCTTGAGTCTCTGCGTCGCTTTAAAGATGACGTTAGCGAAGTTCGCAATGGCATGGAATGTGGTATCGGCGTGAAGAACTACAATGATGTTCGCGTAGGCGACCAGATTGAGGTGTTCGAAACCGTCGAGGTTGCCCGTACCCTGTAA
- the rbfA gene encoding 30S ribosome-binding factor RbfA gives MAKEFSRTRRIAQQLQQELAQVLQRDMKDPRVGMVTVNDVEVSRDLSYAKVFVTFFEEDPVKVDEKLAALNKAAPYARTLVAGRMKLRVMPELRFVYDKSLVEGMRMSNLVTEVINQDKAKQQTFGTESQDKDEENN, from the coding sequence ATGGCAAAAGAATTTAGTCGTACCCGGCGTATCGCACAGCAACTGCAACAGGAGCTGGCGCAGGTACTGCAGCGTGATATGAAAGATCCTCGTGTAGGCATGGTCACTGTCAATGACGTGGAAGTCTCACGGGATCTGAGTTATGCAAAGGTGTTTGTCACCTTCTTTGAAGAAGACCCTGTCAAGGTCGACGAAAAGCTGGCTGCACTCAACAAGGCAGCGCCTTATGCCCGCACCTTGGTTGCCGGCAGAATGAAACTCAGGGTGATGCCTGAGCTGAGATTTGTCTATGACAAGTCTCTGGTCGAGGGGATGAGAATGTCCAACCTGGTGACCGAGGTCATCAATCAGGACAAGGCCAAACAGCAGACCTTTGGCACCGAGTCTCAAGACAAGGATGAGGAAAACAACTGA
- the truB gene encoding tRNA pseudouridine(55) synthase TruB yields MARRPKGRLVDGIVLLDKDTGMSSNFALQRVKRIYNAAKAGHTGALDPLATGMLPICLGEATKFSQHLLDADKRYLVTAKLGERTDTSDSDGEVVQTRPVEFSVTQLEEALEHFRGDSMQVPSMYSALKYQGQPLYKYAREGKEVPREARPIHVYDLKFISLENDELTLDIHCSKGTYIRTIVDDLGEMLGCGAHVIMLRRTQVAGYPYERMVSLAQLEALLEQAMTEERVPSELLDPLLLPMDTAVADLPECNVPDAMAGYLLNGNPVRVAKLEADTLVRITLGESKRFIGVGMMNDDGLLAPKRLVVLPEAKS; encoded by the coding sequence ATGGCGCGTCGTCCCAAAGGCCGTTTGGTCGATGGTATCGTCCTGTTGGATAAAGACACTGGCATGAGTTCCAACTTTGCCCTGCAAAGGGTTAAGCGGATCTACAACGCCGCCAAGGCCGGCCATACCGGCGCGTTGGATCCTCTGGCGACAGGTATGCTGCCCATCTGTCTTGGCGAAGCCACCAAGTTTTCCCAGCATCTGTTGGATGCCGATAAACGCTATCTGGTGACAGCCAAGCTTGGAGAGCGCACTGATACCAGCGATTCTGACGGTGAAGTGGTACAAACCCGGCCGGTTGAGTTTTCCGTGACTCAACTGGAAGAGGCGCTGGAGCATTTTCGCGGCGATAGCATGCAGGTGCCTTCCATGTACTCGGCGCTCAAGTATCAGGGGCAGCCCTTGTACAAGTACGCCCGGGAAGGCAAGGAAGTGCCTCGCGAAGCCAGGCCTATTCATGTCTATGATCTCAAGTTCATCTCTTTGGAGAATGACGAGCTGACGCTGGATATTCACTGCTCCAAGGGCACGTACATTCGCACTATCGTAGACGACTTGGGCGAAATGCTTGGCTGCGGTGCCCATGTGATCATGTTGCGTCGCACTCAGGTGGCGGGTTATCCCTATGAGCGCATGGTTAGTCTGGCACAGCTTGAAGCCTTGCTGGAACAGGCCATGACCGAAGAGCGGGTGCCTTCCGAGCTGTTGGATCCTTTGCTGCTTCCCATGGACACTGCGGTTGCCGACCTTCCCGAGTGCAATGTTCCCGATGCCATGGCCGGATATCTGCTCAACGGTAACCCGGTGCGGGTCGCCAAGCTGGAAGCCGATACCCTGGTGCGGATCACCCTGGGTGAAAGCAAGCGCTTTATCGGTGTTGGTATGATGAATGACGATGGTTTGTTGGCTCCCAAGCGTTTGGTAGTGTTGCCTGAGGCAAAAAGCTGA
- the rpsO gene encoding 30S ribosomal protein S15: MSLSTEAKAKILAEFGRGENDTGSTEVQVALLTAQINHLQDHFKEHTHDHHSRRGLLRMVSSRRKLLAYLKRTDVARYTALIQKLGLRR; the protein is encoded by the coding sequence ATGTCACTAAGTACTGAAGCGAAAGCGAAAATCCTGGCTGAATTCGGCCGTGGCGAAAACGACACTGGTTCTACAGAAGTTCAGGTTGCACTGTTGACTGCTCAGATCAACCACCTGCAAGACCACTTCAAAGAGCACACTCACGATCACCACTCACGTCGTGGTCTGCTGCGTATGGTTAGCTCTCGTCGTAAGCTGCTGGCTTACCTGAAGCGTACCGACGTTGCTCGTTATACCGCTCTGATCCAGAAGCTGGGTCTGCGTCGCTAA
- a CDS encoding EAL domain-containing protein, producing the protein MNTARFKSLTWKQTNLVVFTALFFAVAIFIIEILIVVTTERQSLISSQQELLDSVEQPAANAVWALDDNLARQTLEGVMKVDHVGSAKITLDDNSLFVNLGSSRPEPSDTFGDISLKLFGDLKQISRPLQRPFYFEGAQKEQLIGTLTINYDTRELTQSLISQLQFSFAATLARALFLTLVLSIVFHRFLTQPIARISEAIDKIDPESPDENMLPVSANHKDDELGLVTSKFNQILKQFSQTQSKLRKMATRDPLTGLPNRTLLLETIAVTIQRARVHRRNFSLLFIDLDRFKNVNDSLGHAVGDQFLARIARILERVVGDKGTVARLGGDEFVILADEIQSPTQAADFVDKLLVQLNTPVQLNEHAIHPAASIGISIYPEDGLSAEDLIRHADIAMYSAKAAGSNQWAFFKQQMTERAAVRLRTEASLHDAIRNNEFLLHFQPKVNIETGELMGCEALIRWQKDGRLISPMSFIPVAEETGIIIPIGRWVIEQSCRVLRRWQKRYNFSTPIAVNVASQQFADASLVPDIKQMALRYQIKPELLEVEITETSLMNDIELAISKLEQLKSAGFGIAVDDFGTGYSSLSYLRHLPITTMKIDRCFVTDLPHESAIASTILMLGRQLDLKIVAEGIENEQQLEWLKQNHCAIGQGFYFSQPLSLEEFEAKYIIPNNARILELDGQLS; encoded by the coding sequence ATGAATACTGCCAGGTTCAAATCACTCACCTGGAAGCAAACCAATCTGGTGGTTTTCACTGCGCTATTCTTTGCCGTTGCCATTTTTATCATCGAAATTTTGATAGTGGTGACTACAGAAAGGCAGTCCTTGATCAGCAGCCAGCAGGAGTTGCTCGATTCTGTGGAGCAGCCTGCCGCCAATGCTGTCTGGGCGCTGGATGATAATCTGGCCCGGCAAACCCTTGAAGGGGTGATGAAGGTAGACCATGTCGGTTCGGCCAAGATCACTCTGGACGACAACTCTCTATTCGTGAATCTCGGCAGCAGCCGCCCGGAGCCCTCAGATACTTTCGGGGATATCAGTCTCAAACTGTTTGGCGATCTCAAGCAGATATCAAGGCCACTGCAACGGCCCTTTTATTTTGAAGGTGCGCAAAAAGAGCAACTGATAGGCACGCTCACTATCAATTATGATACCCGAGAGCTGACCCAAAGCCTTATAAGCCAGTTGCAGTTCAGTTTTGCCGCCACCCTGGCCAGGGCGTTGTTTCTGACTCTGGTGCTGTCCATAGTATTCCACCGCTTCTTGACCCAACCCATCGCCCGTATCAGCGAGGCGATAGACAAAATTGACCCGGAATCACCGGATGAAAACATGCTGCCGGTATCGGCCAACCACAAAGATGACGAATTGGGGCTGGTTACCTCCAAGTTCAACCAGATCCTCAAACAGTTCAGCCAGACCCAAAGCAAGCTGCGTAAAATGGCGACCCGGGATCCACTCACCGGCCTGCCCAACCGTACCTTGCTACTGGAAACCATAGCCGTCACCATTCAACGCGCCAGGGTGCACAGACGTAACTTCAGCCTGCTGTTTATCGACCTCGATAGGTTCAAAAACGTCAACGATTCCCTGGGTCATGCGGTGGGTGATCAGTTTCTGGCAAGAATCGCCCGTATTTTGGAACGGGTGGTCGGTGACAAGGGCACAGTGGCCCGTCTAGGCGGCGATGAGTTTGTGATCCTGGCCGATGAAATCCAATCACCGACCCAGGCCGCCGACTTTGTCGACAAGTTGCTGGTCCAGCTCAATACCCCGGTGCAGCTCAACGAACATGCCATTCACCCGGCCGCTTCCATAGGTATCTCCATCTACCCCGAAGATGGTCTGAGCGCCGAAGACCTTATTCGTCATGCCGATATCGCCATGTACAGTGCCAAGGCCGCCGGTTCCAACCAATGGGCTTTCTTCAAGCAACAGATGACAGAGCGAGCGGCGGTGAGACTGCGCACCGAAGCCTCCCTGCACGATGCCATCCGTAACAACGAATTCCTGTTGCACTTTCAGCCTAAGGTCAATATAGAGACCGGCGAGTTGATGGGATGTGAGGCGCTGATCCGCTGGCAAAAAGACGGCCGCCTGATAAGCCCCATGTCGTTTATTCCCGTGGCGGAAGAAACCGGGATCATCATCCCTATCGGCCGCTGGGTCATAGAACAAAGCTGCCGGGTGCTGCGCCGCTGGCAAAAACGCTATAACTTCAGCACTCCTATCGCCGTCAACGTTGCCTCACAGCAGTTTGCTGACGCCAGCCTGGTACCGGATATCAAACAGATGGCGCTGCGCTATCAGATAAAGCCCGAATTGCTGGAAGTGGAGATCACCGAGACCTCGCTGATGAATGATATTGAGCTGGCAATCAGCAAGCTGGAGCAACTTAAATCCGCAGGGTTCGGTATTGCCGTCGATGACTTCGGTACAGGTTACTCATCCCTTTCCTATCTGAGACACTTGCCAATCACCACCATGAAGATTGACCGCTGTTTCGTGACCGACCTGCCCCATGAGAGCGCAATAGCTTCCACTATTTTGATGTTGGGACGGCAACTGGATCTGAAAATTGTCGCCGAAGGCATAGAGAACGAGCAGCAACTTGAGTGGCTGAAGCAAAATCACTGCGCCATAGGTCAAGGCTTCTATTTCAGTCAGCCGCTGTCACTGGAAGAGTTTGAGGCCAAGTACATCATCCCGAATAACGCCAGGATCCTGGAGCTGGATGGCCAACTAAGCTGA